The Argopecten irradians isolate NY unplaced genomic scaffold, Ai_NY scaffold_0944, whole genome shotgun sequence genome has a segment encoding these proteins:
- the LOC138313813 gene encoding probable bifunctional dTTP/UTP pyrophosphatase/methyltransferase protein: MVFDVVPSTFEENIDKSIPPIDYVRETAKQKALEVAQRLCVGEGSPDLIISADTVVMQDNLIFEKPKDRQDAFNMIMRFSGRKHSVCTGVTLLCPATSTGTPHYY, from the exons ATGGTGTTTGATGTAGTCCCATCAACATTTGAGGAAAACATCGACAAGAGTATACCTCCAATAGATTATGTTCGAGAGACAGCAAAACAAAAGGCATTAGAGGTGGCTCAGAGACTATGTGTAGGAGAA GGTTCACCCGATTTGATTATTAGTGCTGATACTGTTGTAATGCAAGACAACCTGATATTTGAAAAACCAAAGGACCGTCAAGATGCCTTCAATATGATAATGAG GTTTAGTGGCAGAAAGCATTCGGTTTGTACTGGTGTTACTTTGCTGTGTCCAGCAACTTCTACAGGTACGCCACATTATTATTAG